Proteins encoded within one genomic window of Synechococcus sp. MW101C3:
- a CDS encoding 7-carboxy-7-deazaguanine synthase QueE, which translates to MTPPASAALPVVETFHSIQGEGSHAGRSAFFLRLAGCTVGCPWCDTKGSWPQQAHPLQPLAALAAEMTAAAAAGAAFVVITGGEPLHHDLTALCAQLRGAVDPPLPLHLETSGVDHLSGHFDWITLSPKRHRPPLQELLSCCDELKVVVHEPDDLAFATAMAAAARQERHTAPPQLLLQPGWQSSQGRALALEFVRASPDWRLSLQSHKWLGVR; encoded by the coding sequence ATGACTCCGCCGGCGTCCGCTGCCCTGCCGGTGGTGGAAACCTTCCACTCGATCCAGGGGGAAGGAAGCCACGCTGGTCGCAGTGCGTTCTTCCTGCGGCTGGCGGGCTGCACAGTGGGTTGTCCCTGGTGTGACACCAAGGGCTCCTGGCCGCAGCAGGCCCATCCGCTGCAGCCCCTGGCGGCGCTGGCGGCGGAGATGACCGCGGCGGCGGCGGCCGGAGCGGCCTTTGTGGTGATCACCGGCGGAGAACCGCTGCACCACGACCTCACGGCCCTGTGCGCCCAGCTGCGCGGCGCCGTGGATCCGCCGCTGCCCCTGCACCTGGAAACCAGCGGTGTCGATCACCTCAGCGGCCATTTCGACTGGATCACCCTCTCGCCCAAACGCCACCGGCCGCCGCTGCAGGAGCTGCTCAGCTGCTGCGACGAGCTCAAGGTGGTGGTGCACGAGCCCGACGACCTCGCCTTCGCCACCGCCATGGCCGCGGCGGCCCGGCAGGAGCGGCACACGGCTCCGCCCCAGCTGCTGCTGCAACCCGGTTGGCAGAGCAGCCAGGGGCGGGCGCTGGCCTTGGAGTTCGTGCGCGCCAGTCCCGACTGGCGGCTCAGCCTGCAGAGCCACAAGTGGCTGGGGGTGCGCTGA
- the hisS gene encoding histidine--tRNA ligase, with protein MEKLQSLRGMVDLLPAQLPVWQHVEAVARDHFRRAGLSEIRTPLLEVTELFARGIGEATDVVGKEMYSFEDRGQRRCTLRPEGTASVVRAVLEHGLLSQGPQRLWYGGPMFRYERPQAGRQRQFHQIGLEFLGATDPRSDAEAIAIAWDLLTALGVSGLALELNSLGDASDRAAYRQALVGWLEQRREQLDPEACERIATNPLRILDSKNPATQAVLADAPLLIDHLSAASRQRFEQVRELLDRLAIPYQLNPRLVRGLDYYAHTAFEITSDQLGAQATVCGGGRYDGLVEQLGGPATAAIGWAIGMERLVVLLERAGATGAAAPVPAVYVVSRGPLAEAMALDLATQLRRRGQAAELDLSGAAFARQLKRADRSGAPWAVVIGESEAEQGLVLLKNLLGGGAEQRLSPSAVLAQLAGSAG; from the coding sequence GTGGAGAAACTGCAGAGCCTGCGCGGCATGGTGGATCTGCTGCCGGCGCAGCTGCCGGTCTGGCAGCACGTGGAGGCGGTGGCCCGCGATCACTTCCGCCGTGCCGGGCTGAGTGAGATCCGCACGCCGCTGCTGGAGGTCACCGAGCTGTTCGCCCGGGGCATCGGCGAGGCCACCGATGTGGTGGGCAAGGAGATGTACAGCTTCGAAGACCGGGGTCAGCGCCGCTGCACGCTGCGGCCGGAAGGCACCGCCTCGGTGGTGCGGGCGGTGCTGGAGCACGGCCTGCTCAGCCAGGGCCCGCAGCGGCTCTGGTACGGCGGCCCGATGTTCCGCTACGAACGGCCCCAGGCCGGGCGTCAGCGCCAGTTCCACCAGATCGGCCTGGAGTTTCTCGGTGCTACCGATCCCCGCAGCGATGCCGAAGCGATCGCGATCGCCTGGGATCTGCTCACCGCCCTGGGCGTCAGCGGCCTGGCGCTGGAGCTCAACTCCCTGGGCGATGCCAGCGACCGGGCGGCGTACCGGCAGGCGCTGGTGGGCTGGCTGGAGCAGCGGCGCGAGCAGCTCGACCCGGAGGCGTGCGAGCGCATCGCCACCAACCCGCTGCGCATCCTCGACAGCAAGAACCCGGCCACCCAGGCCGTCCTGGCGGACGCGCCGCTGCTGATCGACCACCTCAGCGCGGCGAGCCGCCAGCGCTTCGAGCAGGTGCGCGAGCTGCTCGATCGCCTCGCGATTCCTTACCAGCTCAACCCCCGCCTGGTGCGCGGGCTCGACTACTACGCCCACACGGCGTTCGAGATCACCAGCGATCAGCTGGGTGCCCAGGCCACCGTCTGTGGCGGCGGCCGCTACGACGGGCTGGTGGAGCAGCTGGGCGGGCCAGCCACAGCGGCGATCGGCTGGGCGATCGGCATGGAGCGGCTGGTCGTGCTGCTGGAGCGTGCCGGTGCGACCGGCGCCGCGGCGCCGGTGCCGGCGGTGTACGTGGTGAGCCGCGGGCCCCTGGCGGAAGCGATGGCGCTCGATCTCGCCACGCAGCTGCGGCGCCGGGGCCAGGCGGCGGAGCTGGATCTCTCCGGTGCCGCCTTCGCGCGGCAGCTCAAGCGCGCCGACCGCTCCGGCGCCCCCTGGGCGGTGGTGATCGGCGAAAGCGAAGCGGAACAGGGCCTGGTGCTGCTGAAGAATCTGCTGGGCGGCGGTGCCGAGCAGCGGCTCAGCCCGTCGGCCGTTCTTGCCCAGCTCGCCGGATCCGCCGGCTGA
- a CDS encoding photosystem II reaction center protein L, whose amino-acid sequence MQRNPNPNNLPVELNRTSLYLGLLFVFVIGVLFTSYFFN is encoded by the coding sequence ATGCAGCGCAATCCCAACCCGAACAATCTGCCGGTCGAACTCAACCGCACCAGCCTTTATCTGGGCCTGCTGTTTGTGTTCGTCATCGGCGTTCTGTTCACCAGCTACTTCTTCAACTGA
- a CDS encoding NAD-dependent epimerase codes for MASPVLPPAGPILVTGAAGFIGAALCERLLARGERVIGLDNLNSYYDPALKQARLARLERSDGFRFHRLDLENGEAMAALFAAERPARVVHLAAQAGVRYSLENPAAYIQSNLVGFGHILEGCRHHGAGHLVYASSSSVYGGNRRMPFGEQDAVNHPVSLYAATKKANELMAHTYSHLYGLPATGLRFFTVYGPWGRPDMAPMLFARAILAGEPIRVFNHGRMQRDFTYIDDIVEGVVRCLDKPATADPLFDPLGPNPATAAVPHRVFNIGNSQPTPLLEFIGVMEAALGTPAIQSLEPMQPGDVEATAADTAALEAWVGFAPHTPITEGVARFAHWYRSYYQA; via the coding sequence ATGGCGTCACCCGTGTTGCCTCCAGCTGGACCCATCCTCGTGACTGGCGCTGCCGGGTTCATTGGCGCGGCGCTCTGCGAGCGCCTGCTGGCCCGTGGCGAACGGGTGATCGGCCTCGACAACCTCAACAGCTACTACGACCCGGCCCTCAAGCAGGCACGGCTGGCCCGGCTTGAGCGCAGCGATGGCTTCCGGTTTCACCGCCTGGATCTGGAGAATGGGGAGGCCATGGCGGCGCTGTTCGCGGCCGAGCGCCCCGCACGGGTGGTGCATCTGGCCGCCCAGGCGGGGGTGCGCTACTCGCTGGAGAACCCCGCCGCCTACATCCAGAGCAACCTGGTGGGGTTCGGCCACATCCTGGAGGGGTGCCGCCATCACGGCGCCGGCCACCTTGTGTATGCCTCCAGCAGCTCCGTGTATGGCGGCAACCGCCGCATGCCCTTCGGCGAGCAGGACGCGGTCAACCATCCGGTGAGCCTGTACGCGGCCACCAAGAAGGCCAACGAGCTCATGGCGCACACCTACAGCCACCTCTATGGGCTGCCCGCCACCGGTCTGCGCTTTTTCACCGTCTATGGCCCCTGGGGCCGGCCGGACATGGCCCCGATGCTGTTCGCCCGCGCCATCCTGGCCGGCGAGCCGATCCGGGTGTTCAACCACGGCCGCATGCAGCGGGATTTCACCTACATCGACGACATCGTTGAGGGGGTGGTGCGCTGCCTCGATAAACCGGCCACCGCCGATCCGCTCTTCGACCCACTGGGCCCCAATCCCGCCACCGCGGCGGTGCCCCACCGGGTGTTCAACATCGGCAACAGCCAGCCCACGCCTCTGCTCGAGTTCATCGGGGTGATGGAGGCGGCACTCGGCACCCCGGCGATCCAGAGCCTGGAGCCGATGCAGCCTGGAGACGTGGAGGCCACCGCTGCCGACACCGCCGCCCTCGAGGCTTGGGTGGGCTTTGCGCCCCACACCCCGATCACAGAGGGTGTGGCCCGCTTCGCCCACTGGTACCGCAGCTACTACCAGGCCTGA
- the galE gene encoding UDP-glucose 4-epimerase GalE, protein MTLLVTGGAGYIGSHTVRALQQAGHRPVVLDNLVYGHRSIVEEVLRVPLVQGQVGDRALIEALLSGRHPACGGVPVRAVLHFAAYAYVGESVLDPAKYYRNNLGDTLTLLEALVEPVRTGQGPAIPIVFSSTCATYGSPETVPITEDTPQRPINSYGRSKWMVEQMLADFAAAYGLPSVIFRYFNAAGADPHGDLGEDHDPETHLIPLVLDAISGRRESIKIFGTDYPTPDGTCLRDYIHVSDLADAHVLGLEHLLAGGAHQPVEPLIFNLGTGTAFSVQEVLTAAQEVTQRPLTAVVAPRRPGDPPTLVASAQKARQVLGWEPRYPDLREIIAHAWAWHQRTGPTP, encoded by the coding sequence ATGACCCTGCTTGTGACTGGAGGGGCTGGCTACATCGGCAGCCATACGGTGCGTGCCCTGCAGCAGGCGGGCCACCGGCCTGTGGTGCTCGACAACCTCGTGTATGGGCACCGTTCCATCGTGGAAGAGGTGCTGCGAGTGCCGCTGGTGCAGGGCCAGGTGGGTGATCGTGCCTTGATTGAGGCCTTGCTCAGCGGCCGCCATCCCGCCTGCGGCGGTGTGCCAGTGCGTGCTGTGCTGCATTTCGCCGCCTATGCCTATGTGGGCGAATCGGTTCTGGATCCTGCCAAGTATTACCGCAACAATCTCGGCGACACCCTCACCTTGCTCGAAGCGCTCGTGGAGCCGGTGCGCACCGGCCAAGGGCCGGCCATTCCGATCGTGTTCTCCTCCACCTGCGCAACGTATGGCAGCCCGGAGACGGTGCCGATCACGGAGGACACCCCCCAGCGGCCGATCAATTCCTATGGACGCAGCAAGTGGATGGTGGAGCAGATGCTGGCAGATTTCGCGGCCGCCTATGGGCTGCCCAGCGTGATCTTCCGCTATTTCAATGCGGCCGGCGCTGATCCGCACGGTGACCTCGGCGAAGACCACGACCCCGAAACCCACCTGATCCCGCTGGTGCTCGATGCGATTTCCGGCCGGCGCGAGAGCATCAAGATCTTCGGCACCGATTACCCCACCCCCGATGGCACCTGCCTGCGGGATTACATCCACGTCAGTGATCTGGCCGACGCCCATGTGCTGGGCCTTGAGCATCTTCTGGCCGGCGGGGCGCACCAGCCGGTTGAGCCGTTGATCTTCAACCTCGGCACGGGCACGGCCTTTTCGGTCCAGGAGGTGCTCACCGCGGCCCAGGAGGTCACGCAACGCCCGCTCACCGCCGTGGTGGCGCCGCGCCGGCCTGGCGATCCGCCGACCCTGGTGGCCAGCGCGCAGAAGGCCCGGCAGGTGCTGGGCTGGGAGCCCCGTTACCCGGATCTGCGCGAGATCATCGCCCACGCCTGGGCGTGGCACCAGCGCACCGGACCCACCCCCTGA
- a CDS encoding photosystem II reaction center protein J has product MSGKKSALPDGRIPDRLPDGRPAVAWKSRWTEGVLPLWLVATAGGIAVIFVVGLFFYGSYVGVGSA; this is encoded by the coding sequence ATGAGCGGCAAGAAATCCGCACTACCTGACGGTCGCATTCCCGATCGCCTGCCTGACGGCCGACCGGCCGTGGCCTGGAAGAGCCGCTGGACCGAAGGGGTTCTTCCCCTCTGGTTGGTGGCCACCGCCGGCGGTATCGCCGTGATCTTCGTGGTCGGCCTGTTCTTCTACGGCTCCTATGTGGGTGTGGGTTCGGCCTGA
- a CDS encoding Dps family protein, with protein MAVTAPPIDIGIPESQRLQIAAGLGNVLADSYVLYAKTHGFHWNVTGPMFNTLHLMFMDQYTELWTALDLIAERIRALGCPAPYGGATYAGLSSIPETEGVPTALAMVRELVEGHEAVARTIRSVFTVADEANDQPTADLLTQRLQIHEKTAWMLRSLLEG; from the coding sequence ATGGCCGTCACCGCTCCTCCGATCGACATCGGCATTCCTGAGAGCCAGCGGCTGCAGATCGCCGCTGGCCTCGGCAACGTGCTGGCCGATTCCTACGTGCTCTACGCCAAGACCCACGGCTTCCACTGGAACGTCACCGGGCCGATGTTCAACACGCTCCACCTGATGTTCATGGACCAGTACACGGAGTTGTGGACGGCCCTCGACCTGATCGCCGAGCGGATCCGTGCCCTCGGTTGCCCGGCCCCCTACGGCGGCGCCACCTATGCGGGCCTCTCCTCGATCCCCGAAACCGAAGGTGTGCCCACCGCCCTCGCCATGGTGCGCGAGCTGGTGGAGGGCCACGAAGCGGTGGCTCGCACGATCCGCTCGGTGTTCACCGTGGCTGATGAGGCCAATGACCAACCCACCGCCGACCTGCTGACCCAGCGCCTGCAGATCCACGAGAAAACCGCGTGGATGCTGCGCAGCCTGCTGGAGGGCTGA
- a CDS encoding CTP synthase: MAKFVFVTGGVVSSIGKGIVAASLGRLLKSRGYSVSILKLDPYLNVDPGTMSPYQHGEVFVTQDGAETDLDLGHYERFTDTAMSRLNSVTTGSIYQAVINKERRGDYEGGTVQVIPHITREIRERIHRLAADSGVDVVITEIGGTVGDIESLPFLEAIREFRGDVGRHDLAYVHVTLLPYIGTSGELKTKPTQHSVKELRSIGIQPDLLVCRSDRPISEELKAKIGGFCGVSTHAVIEALDADSIYAVPLAMEREGLCREVLDVLGLDDHSSDMARWEELVRKLRNPGPPVKVALVGKYVQLNDAYLSVVEALRHACLEQDASLDLHWVSAEQIETEGADALLQGMDAVVVPGGFGNRGVDGKVAAIRWAREQRVPFLGLCLGMQCAVIEWARHLAGLEGATSAEIDADAAHPVIHLLPEQQDVVDLGGTMRLGVYPCRLQPGTMAERLYGEAVVYERHRHRYEFNNAYRNLFLDSNFRISGTSPDGRLVELIELEGHPFFTACQFHPEFLSRPGRPHPLFRGLVEAAQLRHAAGSASEAAASEAALAALERSQPDPVAGLPVSP, from the coding sequence ATGGCGAAGTTCGTGTTCGTGACCGGCGGGGTGGTGTCGAGCATCGGCAAGGGCATCGTGGCGGCCAGCCTCGGGCGGCTGCTCAAATCCCGTGGCTACAGCGTTTCGATCCTCAAGCTCGACCCCTACCTGAACGTGGATCCGGGCACGATGAGCCCGTACCAGCACGGCGAAGTGTTCGTCACCCAGGACGGCGCTGAGACCGACCTTGACCTGGGCCACTACGAGCGCTTCACCGACACCGCCATGTCACGCCTCAACAGCGTGACCACCGGCTCCATCTACCAGGCGGTGATCAACAAGGAGCGCCGCGGCGACTATGAAGGCGGCACCGTCCAGGTGATTCCGCACATCACCCGGGAGATCCGCGAACGCATCCACCGGCTGGCCGCCGACAGCGGCGTGGATGTGGTGATCACAGAGATCGGCGGCACCGTGGGCGACATCGAATCTCTGCCCTTCCTGGAGGCCATCCGTGAGTTCCGCGGCGATGTGGGCCGCCACGACCTGGCCTACGTGCACGTCACCCTGCTGCCCTACATCGGCACCTCCGGCGAACTCAAGACCAAGCCCACCCAGCACTCGGTGAAGGAGTTGCGCTCGATCGGCATCCAGCCCGATCTGCTGGTGTGCCGCAGCGACCGGCCGATCAGCGAGGAGCTCAAGGCCAAGATCGGCGGCTTCTGCGGCGTGTCCACCCACGCGGTGATCGAAGCCCTGGATGCCGACAGCATCTACGCGGTGCCGCTGGCGATGGAGCGCGAGGGGCTCTGCCGCGAAGTGCTCGATGTGCTCGGCCTCGACGACCACAGCAGCGACATGGCCCGCTGGGAGGAACTGGTGCGCAAGCTGCGCAACCCCGGCCCACCGGTGAAGGTGGCCCTGGTGGGCAAGTACGTGCAGCTCAACGATGCCTATCTCTCGGTGGTGGAGGCGCTGCGCCACGCCTGCCTGGAGCAGGACGCCTCCCTCGATCTGCACTGGGTGAGCGCCGAGCAGATCGAAACCGAAGGGGCCGATGCGCTGCTGCAGGGCATGGATGCGGTGGTGGTGCCCGGCGGCTTCGGTAACCGCGGCGTCGATGGCAAGGTGGCGGCGATCCGCTGGGCGCGAGAGCAGCGCGTGCCGTTCCTCGGGCTGTGCCTGGGCATGCAGTGCGCCGTGATCGAGTGGGCGCGCCACCTGGCGGGCCTGGAAGGGGCGACCAGCGCCGAGATCGATGCCGATGCAGCCCATCCCGTCATCCACCTGCTGCCCGAACAGCAGGACGTGGTCGACCTGGGCGGCACCATGCGCCTCGGCGTCTATCCCTGCCGCCTGCAGCCCGGCACCATGGCCGAACGGCTCTATGGCGAAGCGGTGGTGTACGAGCGGCACCGCCACCGCTACGAGTTCAACAACGCCTACCGCAATCTGTTCCTCGACTCCAACTTCCGCATCAGCGGCACCTCGCCTGATGGCCGCCTCGTGGAGCTGATCGAGCTGGAAGGCCACCCGTTCTTCACCGCCTGCCAGTTCCACCCCGAGTTCCTCTCCCGGCCCGGCCGCCCCCATCCGCTCTTCCGTGGCCTCGTGGAAGCGGCCCAGTTGCGCCATGCCGCCGGCAGCGCCAGTGAGGCCGCGGCCAGCGAGGCGGCTCTTGCCGCCCTGGAGCGTTCCCAGCCCGACCCAGTTGCCGGTCTGCCCGTTTCCCCTTGA
- the aspS gene encoding aspartate--tRNA ligase — protein sequence MRSHGCGDLRSDATGQAVSLCGWVDRRRDHGGVIFIDLRDRSGTVQITVDPDLSPAAFAVAERLRNETVLKVSGTVRDRPADSRNERLATGAVEVLAAAIEVLNEVRGNLPFPVSVHDDTPVREELRLRHRYLDLRRERMNGNLRLRAQTIQAARRFLEAEGFIEVETPVLTRSTPEGARDYLVPSRVCGGEWFALPQSPQLFKQLLMVGGIERYYQVARCFRDEDLRADRQPEFTQLDIEVSFMEQEQILQLNERLIATIWRAVKGIELPSPFPRLTWQEAMDRYGTDRPDTRYGLELTNVSDIVATSGFKVFSGAVAAGGAVKCIAIPGGNDAISNVRIKPGGDVFSEATTAGAGGLAFIRVREGGEIDSIGAIKDNLSAEGKAELLRRTGAEPGTLLLFGAGDTATVNKALDRVRQFLARELGLVPASGAGGAWNFLWVVDFPMFEFNAEENRLEALHHPFCAPNATDLGADPAGWSTALPTARAQAYDLVLNGLELGGGSLRIHDAALQKQVLQTIGLPLEEAERQFGFLIEALDMGAPPHGGIAFGLDRMVMLLAGEESIRDTIAFPKTQQARCLLTQAPADVSMKQLDELHVASTWVAEEG from the coding sequence ATGCGCAGCCACGGATGCGGCGACCTGCGCAGCGATGCCACGGGCCAGGCCGTGTCGCTGTGCGGCTGGGTGGACCGGCGGCGTGATCACGGCGGTGTGATCTTCATCGATCTGCGCGACCGCAGCGGCACCGTGCAGATCACGGTGGATCCCGATCTTTCCCCCGCCGCGTTCGCCGTGGCCGAGCGGCTGCGCAACGAAACCGTGCTGAAGGTGTCGGGCACAGTGCGCGATCGCCCCGCCGACTCCCGCAACGAGCGGCTCGCCACCGGCGCCGTCGAGGTGCTGGCCGCCGCGATCGAGGTGCTCAACGAGGTGCGGGGCAATCTGCCCTTCCCGGTGTCGGTGCACGACGACACGCCGGTGCGGGAGGAACTGCGCCTGCGCCACCGCTATCTGGATCTGCGCCGCGAGCGCATGAACGGCAACCTGCGCCTGCGCGCCCAGACCATCCAGGCGGCCCGCCGCTTCCTCGAGGCCGAGGGCTTCATCGAGGTGGAAACGCCCGTGCTCACCCGCTCCACCCCCGAGGGTGCCCGTGACTACCTGGTGCCGAGCCGGGTGTGCGGCGGGGAGTGGTTCGCCCTGCCCCAGTCGCCCCAGCTGTTCAAGCAGCTGCTGATGGTGGGTGGCATCGAGCGCTACTACCAGGTGGCCCGCTGCTTCCGCGACGAAGACCTGCGCGCCGACCGCCAGCCGGAGTTCACCCAGCTCGACATCGAGGTGAGCTTCATGGAGCAGGAGCAGATCCTGCAGCTCAACGAACGGCTGATCGCCACGATCTGGCGTGCCGTCAAGGGCATCGAGCTGCCCAGCCCCTTCCCCCGGCTCACCTGGCAGGAGGCGATGGACCGCTACGGCACCGACCGGCCCGACACCCGCTATGGCCTGGAGCTCACCAACGTGAGCGACATCGTGGCCACCAGCGGCTTCAAGGTGTTCTCCGGCGCCGTGGCCGCCGGTGGAGCGGTGAAATGCATCGCGATCCCCGGCGGCAACGACGCGATCAGCAACGTGCGCATCAAGCCCGGCGGCGACGTGTTCTCTGAAGCCACCACCGCCGGCGCCGGGGGCCTGGCCTTCATCCGCGTGCGGGAGGGGGGCGAGATCGACAGCATCGGCGCCATCAAGGACAACCTGAGCGCCGAGGGCAAGGCCGAGCTGCTGCGCCGCACCGGCGCCGAGCCCGGCACCCTGCTGCTGTTCGGTGCCGGCGACACCGCCACAGTGAACAAGGCGCTCGACCGGGTGCGCCAGTTCCTGGCCCGTGAGCTGGGTCTGGTGCCCGCCAGCGGCGCCGGCGGCGCCTGGAACTTCCTCTGGGTGGTGGATTTCCCGATGTTCGAGTTCAACGCTGAGGAGAACCGGCTTGAGGCTCTGCACCATCCCTTCTGCGCGCCCAATGCCACCGATCTCGGCGCCGATCCGGCCGGCTGGTCCACGGCCCTGCCCACCGCCCGCGCCCAGGCCTACGACCTGGTGCTCAACGGCCTGGAACTGGGGGGTGGTTCGCTGCGCATCCACGACGCCGCCCTGCAGAAACAGGTGCTGCAGACGATCGGCCTGCCGCTGGAAGAGGCCGAGCGGCAGTTCGGCTTCCTGATCGAAGCGCTCGACATGGGCGCCCCGCCCCACGGCGGCATCGCCTTCGGTCTCGATCGCATGGTGATGCTGCTGGCGGGTGAGGAGTCGATCCGCGACACGATCGCCTTCCCCAAGACGCAGCAGGCCCGTTGCCTGCTCACCCAGGCCCCGGCCGACGTGTCCATGAAGCAGCTGGACGAGCTGCATGTGGCCAGCACCTGGGTGGCGGAGGAGGGCTGA
- a CDS encoding UDP-glucuronic acid decarboxylase family protein, with translation MTAPVASRRNLVTGGAGFLGSTLVDRLMEAGEEVICLDNYFTGTKVNVARWIGHPSFELIRHDVTEPILLEVDRIWHLACPASPRYYQANPIKTAKTSFLGTYNMLGLARRVGARLLMASTSEVYGDPEVHPQPESYRGCVNTTGIRSCYDEGKRIAEALCFDYHRMHGTEIRVARIFNTYGPRMFSDDGRVVSNFVVQALRGQPLTLYGDGSQTRSFCYVDDLVEGLIRLMNANHNGPINIGNPGEFTIRQLADLVRARINPSLPFVYLPLPQDDPLQRQPVIDLARRELGWEPKVSLEEGLDPTIAYFRRSLGLDS, from the coding sequence GTGACGGCACCTGTGGCTTCAAGGCGCAACCTGGTGACCGGTGGCGCCGGCTTTCTCGGTTCCACCCTGGTGGACCGGTTGATGGAAGCTGGCGAGGAGGTGATCTGCCTCGACAACTACTTCACTGGCACCAAGGTCAACGTCGCCCGCTGGATCGGGCATCCCAGCTTCGAGCTGATTCGCCATGACGTGACCGAGCCGATCCTGCTGGAGGTTGACCGGATCTGGCACCTGGCTTGCCCCGCTTCGCCGCGGTACTACCAGGCCAACCCGATCAAGACCGCCAAGACGAGTTTTCTCGGCACCTACAACATGCTGGGTCTGGCCCGCCGGGTCGGAGCCCGCTTGCTGATGGCCAGCACCAGCGAGGTGTATGGCGATCCGGAAGTGCATCCACAGCCCGAGAGTTATCGCGGTTGCGTGAACACCACCGGCATTCGCTCCTGTTACGACGAAGGCAAGCGCATTGCCGAGGCGCTCTGCTTCGATTACCACCGAATGCATGGCACGGAGATTCGCGTGGCGCGCATCTTCAACACCTACGGACCGCGCATGTTTTCTGATGATGGCCGTGTGGTGAGTAACTTCGTGGTCCAGGCCTTGCGCGGTCAACCCCTTACCCTGTACGGCGACGGAAGCCAGACCCGCAGCTTCTGCTATGTCGATGATCTTGTGGAAGGATTGATTCGCTTAATGAACGCGAACCATAATGGACCGATCAATATCGGCAATCCAGGTGAATTCACCATCCGCCAGCTGGCTGATCTGGTGCGCGCTCGCATCAACCCATCGCTGCCCTTTGTCTATCTGCCGCTGCCGCAGGATGACCCGCTCCAGCGCCAGCCGGTGATCGACCTGGCCCGCCGCGAACTGGGCTGGGAACCCAAGGTGTCCTTGGAAGAGGGGTTGGACCCCACGATCGCCTACTTTCGCCGCAGCCTGGGGCTCGATTCATGA
- a CDS encoding nucleotide sugar dehydrogenase, translating to MAVIADRCPHLQVTLVDLNAARIAAWNDPDLANLPVYEPGLAEVVGRCRGRNLHFTTEVDDAIASADMVFLSVNTPTKTRGLGAGQASDLRWIEASARQVAAQATGHTIVVEKSTLPVRTAETIKQILMGSQSLAGGASPGGESGLEAKTFSVLSNPEFLAEGTAIRDLEHPDRVLIGGEDPAAIAALSAIYGHWVDPERILHTNLWSSELSKLTANAFLAQRISSINAVGALCEATGADITEVARAIGSDSRIGMKFLAAGPGFGGSCFQKDILNLVYLCRHYGLDDAASYWEQVVVFNSWQQQRIARLVVSRLFGTVSGKRLAVLGFAFKADTNDTRESPAIAICRGLLEEGAHLVIHDPKVATTQISADLGRPPDACERGFADDGKWQRAETPLEAVTGADAVIVLTEWGAYRTLDWPAIAAAMRRPAWLFDVRDITDTAAARQAGLQVWSVGKG from the coding sequence ATGGCGGTGATTGCCGATCGCTGCCCGCACCTCCAGGTCACCCTGGTGGACCTCAACGCCGCCAGGATCGCCGCCTGGAACGACCCGGATCTCGCCAACCTGCCGGTCTATGAGCCGGGACTGGCGGAGGTGGTGGGCCGCTGCCGCGGTCGCAATCTGCACTTCACCACCGAGGTGGATGACGCCATCGCCAGCGCCGACATGGTGTTCCTCTCGGTGAACACCCCCACCAAGACCCGCGGTCTGGGAGCGGGGCAGGCCTCCGACCTGCGCTGGATCGAAGCTTCGGCCCGCCAGGTGGCGGCGCAGGCCACGGGCCACACGATCGTGGTGGAGAAAAGCACCCTGCCGGTGCGCACGGCCGAAACGATCAAGCAGATCCTGATGGGATCCCAGAGCCTGGCCGGCGGTGCCAGTCCGGGCGGCGAGTCCGGCCTGGAGGCGAAAACCTTCTCGGTGCTCTCCAATCCGGAATTCCTGGCAGAGGGCACCGCCATTCGCGATCTTGAGCATCCCGACCGGGTGCTGATCGGTGGCGAAGACCCTGCAGCGATCGCCGCGCTGTCGGCCATCTATGGCCATTGGGTGGACCCGGAGCGCATCCTGCACACCAACCTGTGGAGCAGCGAGCTCTCCAAGCTCACCGCCAACGCCTTCCTGGCCCAGCGCATCTCTTCGATCAACGCCGTGGGTGCGCTGTGCGAGGCCACTGGCGCTGACATCACCGAAGTGGCGCGGGCAATCGGCAGCGACTCGCGCATCGGCATGAAGTTTCTCGCCGCGGGCCCCGGCTTCGGCGGCAGTTGCTTCCAGAAGGACATTCTCAACCTTGTCTACCTCTGCCGCCATTACGGCCTCGACGACGCTGCCAGCTACTGGGAGCAGGTGGTGGTTTTCAACAGCTGGCAGCAGCAGCGCATTGCCCGACTTGTGGTGAGCCGGCTGTTCGGCACCGTGAGCGGTAAGCGCCTGGCGGTGCTGGGTTTCGCCTTCAAGGCCGACACCAACGACACCCGCGAGTCACCGGCCATTGCGATCTGCCGTGGTCTGCTTGAGGAAGGGGCTCACCTGGTGATTCACGACCCCAAGGTGGCCACCACCCAGATCAGCGCCGATCTGGGCCGCCCACCCGATGCCTGCGAGCGTGGCTTTGCCGATGACGGCAAGTGGCAGCGGGCGGAAACCCCACTGGAGGCCGTGACGGGCGCCGATGCGGTGATCGTGCTCACTGAATGGGGCGCTTACCGCACGCTTGACTGGCCGGCGATCGCCGCCGCAATGCGACGGCCGGCCTGGCTGTTCGACGTGCGTGACATCACCGACACCGCAGCGGCACGACAGGCTGGTCTGCAAGTGTGGTCCGTGGGCAAGGGCTGA